The proteins below are encoded in one region of Deltaproteobacteria bacterium:
- a CDS encoding aldehyde dehydrogenase gives MTGPINDVKIITTPWSSQRPEDLFAVENPATGGLIATVQGASSEGVNAAVAAAETVWRTSWRWISPRERGRLLLNCARLLREHADELARIESEEIGKPITQARLADMEACIGSFEMFGGLAGALPSQIQEQGPLLSLSTLEPFGVVGGIIPFNWPPIHTAGKSAPALAVGNTVVLKPPEQGPFTVMRIVELLNTVLPSGVLTVVPGLGSCGEALAGHPLVRVVSFTGAPATGMAVIRTVARNLTPTVMELGGKNALIIFEDADVDQAVRGAIEGAFFNQGEACTAASRILVHASLYDEVVARLTKAVFRLRVGDPADPATHVGPLVTERQRKRVLDYIEIGMGEGATLAVQASLPTDPRLAGGFWVAPTLFIDVRPDMRIAREEIFGPVTAVIRFESYEDAIGIANGTDFGLMAGLYTNDFTKAWRASRELDVGVVLVNNYNRNFYGTPFGGGKHSGYGREHALETLRAYGHTKTVRVPTGLGKIQQWSALSDVLGPENY, from the coding sequence ATGACAGGTCCAATTAACGATGTCAAAATAATTACGACCCCATGGTCGTCTCAAAGGCCGGAAGACCTCTTCGCCGTTGAAAATCCCGCCACCGGGGGTTTGATCGCAACCGTCCAGGGGGCTTCTTCGGAAGGCGTGAATGCCGCCGTGGCCGCCGCGGAAACGGTGTGGCGTACTTCCTGGCGCTGGATCAGTCCCCGGGAACGGGGCCGCCTGCTTTTGAATTGCGCCCGCCTGCTGCGCGAACACGCTGACGAGTTGGCCCGGATCGAGTCGGAGGAGATCGGCAAGCCGATTACCCAGGCCCGTCTGGCCGACATGGAAGCCTGTATCGGCTCCTTTGAAATGTTCGGCGGATTGGCAGGGGCCCTCCCCAGCCAGATACAGGAACAGGGTCCCCTTCTTAGCCTAAGCACCCTGGAGCCTTTTGGTGTTGTGGGCGGTATTATCCCCTTCAACTGGCCGCCTATCCACACGGCCGGGAAATCGGCCCCGGCCCTGGCCGTGGGGAATACGGTGGTATTAAAGCCTCCGGAGCAGGGACCCTTTACAGTCATGCGGATCGTCGAATTGTTAAATACGGTGTTACCATCGGGAGTGTTGACGGTCGTACCCGGTCTCGGCAGTTGTGGAGAGGCACTGGCCGGCCATCCCCTGGTACGCGTGGTCTCCTTCACCGGAGCCCCGGCCACAGGCATGGCGGTCATACGGACAGTAGCCCGGAATCTTACCCCCACCGTCATGGAACTGGGCGGCAAGAACGCTTTGATCATTTTTGAGGATGCTGATGTCGATCAGGCCGTCCGGGGGGCGATCGAAGGGGCCTTCTTTAACCAGGGCGAGGCCTGTACTGCCGCCTCGCGCATACTCGTTCATGCCTCGCTTTACGACGAAGTAGTGGCCAGACTGACGAAAGCCGTTTTCCGGCTTCGTGTCGGGGACCCGGCCGACCCGGCAACCCATGTAGGACCTCTGGTGACCGAGCGGCAACGCAAACGAGTTTTGGACTATATCGAGATCGGTATGGGCGAAGGTGCAACCCTGGCCGTTCAAGCCTCGCTGCCGACCGATCCCAGGCTGGCCGGAGGTTTTTGGGTGGCCCCCACCCTATTTATCGATGTGCGTCCGGACATGAGGATCGCCCGGGAAGAAATATTCGGGCCCGTTACAGCGGTTATCCGTTTTGAGAGTTATGAAGACGCCATCGGTATCGCCAACGGCACCGACTTTGGTCTGATGGCAGGCCTTTACACCAACGATTTTACCAAGGCCTGGAGGGCCAGCCGGGAGCTTGACGTGGGGGTGGTTTTAGTGAACAATTATAATCGTAATTTTTATGGGACCCCTTTTGGCGGAGGCAAACACAGCGGTTATGGCCGCGAACATGCCCTGGAGACTTTACGGGCCTATGGACACACCAAGACCGTTCGGGTTCCGACTGGTCTGGGAAAAATTCAGCAGTGGTCGGCGCTATCGGATGTCCTTGGGCCGGAGAATTATTAA
- a CDS encoding 4Fe-4S binding protein — protein sequence MEEKILLIDLDRCIRCYACEVACKQENRLPAGPRWASVVTVGPRIMEGELHQDFVFVTCFQCNEPLCLAACNTGAISKRGDGVVVIDETACQGCGLCVLACPYGAVHLRPGEKKAWKCDQCTERVNDGLGPSCVQHCAGGSLQFVTPAELILITAGRHNARLGKVCYVSTKWRLSS from the coding sequence ATGGAAGAAAAAATCCTGCTCATCGATTTGGACCGGTGTATCCGCTGTTACGCCTGTGAAGTGGCCTGCAAGCAGGAGAATCGTTTACCGGCCGGTCCCAGATGGGCTTCCGTGGTGACGGTAGGGCCCCGCATCATGGAAGGGGAATTGCACCAGGATTTTGTCTTTGTCACCTGTTTTCAATGCAATGAACCGTTGTGCCTGGCGGCTTGTAACACCGGGGCCATCTCCAAAAGGGGAGATGGGGTGGTGGTCATTGACGAAACCGCCTGCCAGGGATGCGGACTCTGCGTCCTGGCCTGTCCCTATGGGGCCGTACATCTTCGCCCGGGGGAAAAGAAGGCCTGGAAGTGTGACCAATGCACCGAACGGGTCAACGATGGTCTGGGACCAAGCTGTGTGCAGCACTGTGCCGGCGGCTCTCTTCAATTTGTAACCCCCGCCGAACTTATCCTGATCACGGCGGGAAGGCATAACGCCAGGCTAGGTAAGGTTTGCTATGTCTCAACCAAATGGAGGCTGTCGTCTTGA
- a CDS encoding ABC transporter permease: protein MLWNTIQLALREIKRNVMRSVLTILGIVIGVGAVITMVTIGGGATAQVKEQIASMGSNMLMVTPGKRLGPGQSSSVPLFKLNDAEAITRDVGSVAAVAPVSSQSLQAVNGNQNWSTQVTGSDNQYFRVTNRSIRSGRPFSDGELRSGAAVCIVGETVQKKLFGGQDPLGGNIRLEKLSCQVIGILAAKGQNTMGMDQDDVVVIPLRTYQRRISGNQDVALLQVSVRQGASTDKAQQDIWSLMRERRHLSPSDDDNFNVMDMKEIANMLTGTTQLLTALLSAVAAVSLLVGGIGIMNIMLVSVTERTREIGIRLAIGAYEREVLMQFLVEAVVLSSFGGLIGIVLSLSASVWLTGILGVPFVFNTGIVVIAFLFSAAVGVIFGYFPALKAARLDPIEALRHE from the coding sequence ATGCTATGGAACACGATTCAACTGGCCTTGCGCGAAATTAAACGAAACGTCATGCGCTCCGTCCTGACCATCCTGGGCATCGTCATCGGAGTAGGAGCGGTTATCACCATGGTGACTATCGGAGGAGGCGCCACGGCTCAAGTCAAAGAGCAGATTGCCAGCATGGGCAGTAACATGCTCATGGTTACTCCTGGGAAAAGACTCGGACCCGGCCAGTCTTCCAGCGTACCCCTGTTCAAACTGAATGACGCCGAAGCCATCACCAGGGACGTCGGCTCGGTGGCTGCCGTGGCCCCGGTCTCTTCCCAAAGCCTCCAAGCCGTAAACGGTAATCAAAACTGGTCGACTCAGGTAACCGGAAGCGACAATCAATACTTCAGAGTCACCAATAGATCCATCCGGTCGGGCCGACCATTTAGTGACGGGGAGTTGCGCAGCGGTGCAGCGGTCTGTATTGTTGGTGAAACGGTGCAGAAAAAACTGTTCGGCGGACAGGACCCTTTGGGCGGGAATATCCGTCTTGAAAAACTTTCCTGTCAGGTGATCGGGATCCTGGCCGCCAAGGGACAGAACACCATGGGTATGGACCAGGACGATGTCGTGGTCATCCCGTTACGGACCTATCAGCGGCGCATTTCCGGTAATCAGGATGTCGCCCTTCTTCAGGTCTCGGTCCGGCAGGGCGCCTCGACCGATAAGGCGCAGCAGGATATTTGGTCGTTGATGCGGGAGAGGCGCCATCTGTCACCCAGCGATGATGACAACTTCAATGTGATGGATATGAAGGAAATCGCCAACATGCTTACGGGGACCACCCAACTGCTTACGGCTTTGCTGAGCGCCGTAGCGGCCGTTAGTCTTCTGGTAGGCGGGATTGGTATCATGAATATTATGCTGGTATCCGTTACGGAGCGGACCCGTGAGATTGGTATCCGGCTGGCTATCGGCGCTTACGAGCGCGAGGTGCTCATGCAGTTTCTGGTGGAGGCGGTGGTGCTGTCTTCCTTCGGCGGCTTAATCGGCATCGTGCTGTCGCTTTCCGCCTCGGTCTGGCTGACCGGCATCTTAGGCGTTCCCTTTGTCTTCAACACCGGCATCGTCGTTATCGCCTTCCTGTTCTCGGCGGCGGTTGGCGTGATTTTCGGCTATTTCCCGGCACTCAAGGCCGCCCGGCTGGACCCGATCGAAGCACTTCGCCATGAATGA